One stretch of Falsibacillus pallidus DNA includes these proteins:
- a CDS encoding S-layer homology domain-containing protein: MKKFIVFVSFVVLFSIVGPLHGQALTDIENHWAKNEIQSLEEQGIINGYNDGTFRAYTNVTRGQFAAFLVRALNLPEGTSSFVDVTKGNTLYKEITAAKKAGILKGTQDGKALAGEEVTRADVAVMVDRALQYKGSYTKESALSFKDAGSIPKYAFEAFKHTVYYGIVKGTDENKLEHSKIANRGESAVFIYRLLDIVGASDPVPPNDNGVPGESVNISSSEVGVQLGDGNTVRLKMNNSGVPLKYINKRIITHIRSKDYQYNYYMGNSSNPLGKVKLTFRRIDNGDTFVFARFDHFGNNDYTASIIMPFENMNSYSVQKYSDYGDVVHTHDDTVGDDPTTTPIGLVNLTNSSNQIQQLMLSKNYTSFVREKQYANGQKSTLRELAGEWESYHISQDETSHSIEVKLNMKVKSKAVSESWALLSNQKLFQKQEYIDYWFKRSIDEYLSINKWLTADGTYSKLPWSIEPGYKLGYGRNLGHMQGGIYLKAYKGSGEPYFYDLVMDSIADLDVFSNGALTAGQVPIFKTEYTSTWLKNAYGTTAPYIDTRHNENTALFLKDSGDIFNIPQLKEANLKYAGFLIKQEEIGNIIPVTKTTHLIADYYAPGGKTTHVSLNHSLGEMRFLLETYLQTGDDSYYKTARQIKGAIEYLYPRWVRDNGDLWYQVNGQMQFTGGDYDTLTLVDLLLSQQLFEDMKIPRSSIFDQMITTKTKYLVGIKYPLKGNIVQMLRDQGFGDLVKDYGNVSTAESLEKDTLDLLAE; the protein is encoded by the coding sequence ATGAAAAAATTTATAGTTTTCGTGTCATTTGTGGTTCTTTTTTCGATTGTTGGCCCGCTTCATGGTCAAGCATTGACTGACATAGAGAATCACTGGGCGAAAAACGAGATTCAGAGTTTAGAAGAACAAGGAATTATCAATGGATATAACGACGGAACATTCAGAGCCTATACGAATGTGACAAGAGGTCAATTCGCTGCTTTTCTCGTAAGGGCTCTCAATTTGCCGGAAGGAACATCTTCATTTGTGGATGTGACAAAAGGGAACACATTATATAAGGAAATTACTGCTGCAAAGAAGGCAGGAATTCTAAAAGGTACGCAAGATGGGAAAGCTCTTGCAGGGGAGGAAGTTACCCGTGCTGATGTAGCAGTCATGGTCGACCGTGCACTTCAATACAAAGGAAGCTATACGAAGGAATCTGCTCTTTCCTTCAAAGATGCCGGCTCCATTCCAAAATATGCTTTTGAGGCTTTTAAACATACAGTCTATTACGGAATCGTGAAGGGGACTGATGAAAATAAGCTGGAGCATTCTAAAATTGCCAATCGTGGAGAATCTGCCGTATTTATTTATCGCCTCCTTGATATTGTAGGGGCATCTGATCCGGTTCCTCCGAATGATAATGGCGTACCTGGTGAATCGGTTAATATTTCATCATCAGAAGTGGGTGTTCAGCTTGGGGATGGAAATACTGTCCGCTTGAAAATGAATAATTCTGGTGTTCCACTTAAATACATCAATAAGAGGATCATCACCCATATCAGATCAAAGGATTACCAGTACAACTACTATATGGGGAACTCATCAAACCCGTTAGGAAAGGTGAAATTGACCTTTCGACGCATCGACAATGGCGATACATTTGTCTTTGCGCGATTCGATCATTTTGGAAACAATGACTACACTGCTTCCATCATCATGCCATTTGAAAATATGAACAGTTATTCGGTTCAAAAGTATTCTGATTATGGCGACGTTGTCCATACGCACGATGATACAGTTGGCGATGATCCAACGACAACGCCGATCGGACTCGTCAACCTAACCAATAGCAGCAATCAAATTCAACAACTGATGTTGAGCAAAAATTACACATCTTTCGTAAGAGAAAAACAATATGCGAATGGCCAAAAATCGACTCTTCGTGAACTGGCTGGCGAGTGGGAAAGCTATCATATCAGTCAGGATGAAACAAGCCATTCAATAGAAGTCAAATTGAATATGAAAGTGAAAAGCAAAGCGGTTTCTGAAAGCTGGGCACTCTTGTCCAATCAGAAATTATTCCAAAAGCAGGAGTACATTGATTATTGGTTCAAGCGCAGCATAGATGAATATTTGTCCATCAATAAATGGCTCACTGCAGATGGTACGTATTCTAAACTACCGTGGTCTATTGAACCGGGTTATAAACTGGGATATGGCCGAAACCTGGGACACATGCAAGGCGGCATTTATCTTAAAGCGTACAAAGGATCGGGGGAACCATATTTCTACGATCTAGTAATGGATTCCATCGCGGACCTTGACGTTTTTTCAAATGGAGCTCTTACAGCGGGGCAAGTGCCTATTTTCAAAACAGAATATACGAGCACATGGCTGAAAAACGCTTACGGCACCACTGCACCATATATCGATACGCGACATAACGAAAACACAGCTCTATTTTTGAAAGATTCAGGAGACATATTCAACATCCCTCAGCTCAAAGAGGCGAACCTAAAATATGCCGGCTTCCTGATCAAGCAAGAGGAAATCGGAAATATTATCCCAGTGACCAAAACGACCCATTTAATTGCTGACTACTATGCACCGGGCGGCAAAACAACGCACGTTTCACTTAACCATTCACTTGGAGAAATGCGCTTCCTGCTGGAAACATATCTGCAGACAGGCGACGATTCCTATTACAAAACCGCTCGCCAAATAAAAGGAGCCATCGAATATCTCTATCCGAGATGGGTAAGGGATAACGGCGACCTTTGGTATCAGGTCAACGGCCAAATGCAGTTCACCGGCGGAGACTATGATACACTCACACTAGTAGACTTATTATTGAGCCAGCAGCTATTCGAAGACATGAAGATTCCAAGAAGCTCAATCTTCGATCAAATGATCACAACCAAAACGAAATACCTCGTGGGCATCAAATACCCATTGAAGGGTAACATCGTACAAATGCTTCGCGACCAAGGCTTCGGAGACTTAGTCAAGGACTACGGAAATGTCTCTACAGCTGAATCTCTAGAAAAGGATACTTTGGATTTACTGGCAGAATAA
- a CDS encoding glycosyltransferase family 2 protein, with the protein MKTIEVSVVIPTFNRPIQLCELLESLHRQTFQSFEVIIVNDNGASVDFVNGLYPELEITVINPPGKLQHVRARIAGVHAAKGTYIMLCDDDDLLLPGHMERMMQEIQSADLVYSDVEIFHYLLHKDRREATGKHLFAYSNEIKDMQKFSTYVPSGSLYRKSLHEEIGYFDPDMHNYWDWDFYLRTSRQHKIKRVPEASVLYAFGNNDNNSSNLESMRLYLDRLCIKHQLGYLPTNNFWLLLDDPATVNRKSDSNRTWNGIIEPSRLAINGDIFSVIN; encoded by the coding sequence ATGAAAACAATTGAAGTTTCAGTAGTCATTCCAACCTTCAACCGCCCAATCCAGCTATGCGAGTTGCTCGAAAGCTTGCATAGGCAAACATTTCAATCTTTTGAAGTGATCATTGTCAATGACAATGGAGCATCGGTAGATTTTGTGAATGGCCTCTATCCTGAATTGGAGATTACGGTTATTAACCCTCCCGGGAAACTCCAACATGTCCGTGCTCGCATTGCAGGAGTCCATGCTGCAAAAGGAACCTATATTATGCTGTGTGACGATGATGATTTGCTTTTGCCAGGGCATATGGAACGGATGATGCAAGAGATACAATCGGCTGACCTAGTATATTCCGACGTGGAAATTTTTCATTATTTATTACATAAGGACCGACGGGAAGCAACCGGAAAGCACCTGTTTGCGTACAGCAATGAAATTAAAGATATGCAGAAATTTTCCACATATGTTCCGTCAGGGAGCCTCTATCGAAAATCGCTTCATGAAGAAATCGGATATTTCGATCCTGATATGCACAACTATTGGGACTGGGATTTTTATCTTAGGACGTCCCGTCAGCATAAGATCAAGCGGGTCCCGGAAGCGAGTGTGCTATATGCGTTTGGGAACAATGACAACAACTCGAGTAATTTGGAATCGATGAGACTGTACTTAGATCGATTATGCATCAAGCATCAGCTTGGCTATCTTCCAACGAATAATTTTTGGCTGCTGCTGGATGATCCTGCTACGGTAAATCGGAAGTCGGATTCCAATAGAACGTGGAATGGAATCATTGAACCTTCCAGATTGGCTATTAATGGAGATATATTCTCTGTAATCAATTGA
- a CDS encoding helix-turn-helix domain-containing protein, protein MSFHIRLREYRERVLQISQIEAAARLNLTQTSYSRYETGERGLTYEMLIHIKEGLYIPNNHFAYLLTGEEERAMDPMVLRENYQDAETAEIMKYVESNDSLKSFLLQLIRVPEKKRNPFIKSMIYMLKQLFF, encoded by the coding sequence ATGTCATTTCATATCAGGTTAAGAGAATATAGGGAACGCGTTTTACAAATCAGCCAAATCGAAGCTGCTGCACGTTTAAATTTGACCCAGACAAGCTACTCAAGATATGAAACGGGCGAAAGGGGACTCACCTATGAAATGCTTATACATATCAAAGAGGGCCTTTATATTCCAAACAACCATTTCGCCTATCTCCTAACTGGAGAGGAAGAACGGGCCATGGATCCGATGGTGCTTCGTGAAAACTATCAGGACGCTGAAACGGCTGAGATCATGAAGTATGTGGAAAGTAATGATTCATTAAAAAGTTTTTTGCTCCAGTTGATAAGAGTTCCAGAAAAAAAGAGAAATCCTTTTATCAAATCAATGATTTATATGCTTAAACAGCTCTTCTTCTAA
- a CDS encoding Bax inhibitor-1/YccA family protein, with protein sequence MYSNTEFVHSKSVLPSVLRAFAISLAFATLGLCAGVFVPPALFMPLAIVEVGMLLVAFFLRRKKAISYTFLYVFTFISGVTTYPIIAYYLATMGANLVLQAVGTTVVVFGGLAIYASKTKRDLSFLGGFLFAALLALVVLGLFNIFWPLSSTAMLVYSFIGVLVFSGYVLFDFNRMKHYSISPEDVPLMALNLYLDFINLLLSILRIFGILNSRD encoded by the coding sequence ATGTATTCAAATACTGAGTTTGTTCATTCAAAATCGGTTTTACCATCCGTTTTAAGAGCTTTTGCCATTTCCTTGGCGTTTGCCACACTCGGGCTCTGCGCCGGCGTATTCGTACCGCCTGCATTGTTCATGCCGCTGGCTATTGTGGAAGTCGGAATGCTTCTTGTCGCGTTCTTCCTAAGACGCAAGAAGGCAATCTCCTACACATTCCTTTATGTATTCACATTCATTTCAGGTGTGACGACATATCCGATCATCGCATACTACTTGGCGACAATGGGCGCTAACCTGGTCTTGCAGGCAGTCGGTACAACAGTGGTCGTATTTGGCGGATTGGCTATCTATGCTTCTAAGACAAAACGCGACCTTTCGTTTCTTGGAGGATTCTTATTCGCAGCATTGCTTGCGCTGGTCGTGCTCGGTTTGTTTAATATCTTCTGGCCATTGAGTTCAACTGCGATGCTGGTTTATTCCTTTATTGGAGTGCTCGTTTTTAGCGGATATGTATTATTTGATTTCAACCGTATGAAGCATTACAGTATCAGCCCCGAAGATGTGCCATTGATGGCATTGAACCTGTATCTTGATTTCATCAATCTGCTGCTAAGCATCCTTCGCATTTTTGGGATTTTGAACAGCAGGGATTAG